The following are from one region of the Mus caroli chromosome 13, CAROLI_EIJ_v1.1, whole genome shotgun sequence genome:
- the LOC110308622 gene encoding 60S ribosomal protein L37a-like → MAKLTKKVSTVSKYRTRYGASLWKMVKKIEISQHTNYTCSFCSKTKMKRQAVSIWHCGSCMKTVASRAWTYNTTSVVTVNSAIRRLQELKDQ, encoded by the coding sequence atggCTAAACTCACCAAGAAGGTCAGCACCGTCAGCAAGTACAGGACCCGCTATGGTGCCTCCCTCTGGAAAATGgtgaagaaaattgaaatcagcCAGCACACCAACTACACTTGCTCTTTCTGTAGCAAGACCAAGATGAAGAGACAAGCCGTCAGCATCTGGCACTGTGGTTCCTGCATGAAAACAGTGGCTAGCAGGGCCTGGACCTACAACACCACCTCTGTAGTCACAGTGAATTCTGCCATCAGAAGACTGCAGGAACTGAAAGACCAGTAG
- the LOC110308358 gene encoding vomeronasal type-1 receptor 4-like: MVLQFIKETIFFFMTMIGTLGNISVSVDYFFCLLEGVKKKPIHLILIHLAFTNILILLTKGFRKTIAAFGLRNFLDDIGCKIIVYLERVARGLSICTSSLLTVVQAIIISPTGSGWRRLRPKSAWHILPFFSFFWILNALISMNLTHSIRSTSLNISQLRNGDNYCYIMLESQEIKWILLIIMVLRDAVFQGAMGGASGYMVFLLHKHHQHVLYLQNSKLLYRTPPELRAAQSVLLLMLCFVFFYWTDCAFSLFLSLSLEEYSLMVNIHEFLTLGYAIFSPFVLIHRDGLLSEQWETLKQCVSHLSDQ, encoded by the coding sequence atggttttgcagtttattaaggaaacaatattttttttcatgactATGATTGGCACCCTGGggaatatttctgtttctgtggattatttcttctgtttattaGAAGGTGTTAAGAAGAAACCCATACACCTTATTCTCATCCACTTGGCTTTTACAAACATCCTAATCCTTCTTACAAAAGGATTTCGAAAGACAATAGCAGCTTTTGGTTTGAGAAACTTCCTGGATGACATAGGCTGTAAGATCATTGTTTACCTGGAGAGGGTGGCCCGGGGCCTCTCCATCTGTACCAGCAGTCTCCTTACTGTGGTCCAGGCCATCATCATCAGTCCCACAGGATCTGGGTGGAGGAGGCTCAGGCCAAAGTCTGCATGGCACATCCTTccattcttctcattcttttggaTACTCAATGCTTTGATCAGTATGAACCTAACCCATTCCATTAGAAGTACAAGTCTGAATATATCACAGCTTAGGAATGGAGACAACTATTGTTATATTATGCTGGAAAGTCAGGAAATAAAATGGATTCTACTCATCATCATGGTCCTGAGAGATGCAGTGTTTCAGGGTGCCATGGGAGGCGCCAGTGGCTACATGGTATTTCTTCTCCACAAGCACCACCAGCATGTCCTCTACCTTCAGAACTCCAAGCTTCTCTACAGAACTCCTCCTGAGCTGAGAGCTGCTCAAAGTGTTCTCCTTCtgatgctctgttttgttttcttctattggaCAGATTGCgcgttttctctttttctaagtcTCTCTTTAGAGGAGTATTCGTTGATGGTAAATATTCATGAGTTTCTGACCCTTGGTTATGCGATTTTCAGCCCCTTTGTGCTGATTCACAGAGATGGTCTTCTGTCTGAACAGTGGGAGACATTGAAACAATGTGTCTCTCATCTATCTGATCAATAA
- the LOC110308467 gene encoding LOW QUALITY PROTEIN: ewing's tumor-associated antigen 1 homolog (The sequence of the model RefSeq protein was modified relative to this genomic sequence to represent the inferred CDS: inserted 3 bases in 2 codons; deleted 1 base in 1 codon), with amino-acid sequence MRSRGEWSEASLARLEGGNTPSVAKEKSRVKINYTKLKTKNREKELMKLAQQFGKNMEELDMIQEQDGKNHDFIQMTSEMGHLDNHKDSVQMPSGDVVPEISCTPLKKQMKGDSRISLAKVQDSSQKPFDQNVEAAFNAIFYGSTQMCSGQLSQDLLDAFLNNSKTSLRKKNALLQEEIITTETLLSENLLNKAPISLSPQIDTTVILNSCXTPCPKTPAAPDKQLDELTANDFEDDWESLLGSEPFLMENAEMLEFVPSTTAQDTCQKAICTSVGENDTITSRTNMNLGGRLRDSKVTLDLPSKTRNRELRNAVEYRFSSHPGDESRKVSFTGNKMSFEKSVTNIVXEDEDYAAVSKLKKVKEDSHSKCIVNKHSSNKSSSYTRYPNKQSYELGVNLPLQVPTTDPFDSVFLGKENIVCNTNQSPGSKFNSSFDDWNDPLLASEMVEACHQLETTWKADNVDDDLFYQACDDIERLTQQENNGSKESESISNTSKCGSRSSSTASKQGSQSGPSKHWNVVSSAVPLSLANKSQMNKPVTVQKRDICGDSPNILDATNLSVCSKNSSDNKHGPVQVNSSKFVLGESSNLNVNLGLMSTKIATNMKLSTQQLSHNSLADTAQNDNKILKLSKFTFKKKNPQLNQNHLVGSMPVGKISEDLGQRETVNSLLEANQQQSSIKYSESLKPSSPDKEERNRKYSPEEIQRKRQEALVRRKAKALHTVQSAPISLP; translated from the exons ATGAGAAGCAGAGGTGAatggtctgaggccagcctagctaggctggaaggaggtaacactCCTAGTgtagcaaaagaaaaatcaagagtgAAAATCAACTACACAAA attaaaaacaaaaaatcgaGAAAAAGAACTTATGAAATTGGCCCAACAGTTTGGT AAAAATATGGAAGAACTTGATATGATCCAAGAGCAAGATGGGAAGAATCATGATTTTATCCAGATGACGTCAGAAATGGGACATTTAGATAACCATAAAGATTCTGTGCAGATGCCATCAGGTGATGTAGTTCCTGAAATCAGTTGTACTCCCctaaaaaagcaaatgaaaggaGACAGTAGAATATCCTTGGCAAAGGTGCAAGACAGCAGTCAGAAACCCTTTGACCAAAATGTTGAAGCAGCCTTTAATGCTATTTTTTATGGTTCCACTCAGATGTGTAGTGGACAGCTAAGCCAAGATCTGTTAGATGCTTTTTTGAACAATAGTAAAACTtccttgagaaagaaaaatgccttacTACAAGAGGAAATAATTACTACTGAGACTCTGCTCTCTGAAAACCTGCTAAATAAAGCTCCAATATCACTTTCCCCTCAAATAGACACTACCGTAATACTAAACTCAT TGACTCCCTGTCCTAAGACACCAGCAGCACCTGATAAACAGCTTGATGAGTTGACTGCTAATGATTTTGAGGATGATTGGGAAAGCTTACTAGGCAGTGAACCCTTCCTTATGGAAAATGCTGAAATGCTTGAATTCGTTCCTTCTACAACTGCCCAAGATACTTGTCAGAAGGCAATTTGTACCTCAGTTGGTGAAAATGATACAATCACATCAAGAACAAATATGAACCTAGGTGGAAGGTTAAGAGATTCAAAAGTAACACTGGATCTTCCTTCAAAGACACGAAACAGAGAACTAAGAAATGCTGTAGAATATAGGTTTTCATCACATCCAGGTGATGAATCAAGGAAGGTATCATTCACAGGAAATAAAATGAGTTTTGAGAAATCTGTCACTAACATAGT AGAAGATGAAGATTATGCTGCTGTCTCTAAACTTAAAAAAGTGAAAGAAGATAGTCACAGTAAGTGCATAGTTAATAAACATTCCTCTAACAAGTCTAGTTCGTACACAAGGTATCCTAATAAACAAAGTTACGAGCTTGGTGTTAATCTGCCTTTGCAAGTGCCCACTACTGATCCATTTGATTCTGTGTTCTTGGGCAAAGAAAATATTGTGTGTAACACAAATCAGTCTCCTGGATCAAAGTTCAATTCTTCCTTTGATGACTGGAATGATCCGCTGTTGGCCAGTGAAATGGTTGAAGCATGTCATCAGTTAGAGACTACCTGGAAAGCAGACAATGTAGATGATGATTTGTTCTATCAGGCTTGTGATGACATTGAAAGACTAACTCAGCAAGAAAACAATGGCAGCAAGGAGTCAGAAAGTATAAGTAATACGTCCAAATGTGGGTCCAGAAGTAGCTCTACTGCATCTAAACAAGGAAGTCAGTCGGGGCCATCTAAACATTGGAATGTTGTCAGCTCTGCAGTGCCATTGTCTTTAGCAAATAAATCACAGATGAATAAGCCAGTGACAGTACAGAAAAGAGACATATGTGGAGATAGTCCCAATATTTTGGATGCTACAAACTTGTCTGTGTGTTCTAAGAATTCAAGTGATAATAAGCATGGACCAGTACAAGTGAATAGCTCAAAGTTTGTTCTTGGAGAAAGTTCAAATTTGAATGTAAATTTAGGTCTTATGAGCACAAAAATTGCTACTAATATGAAGTTGAGTACTCAGCAGCTATCCCACAACAGCTTAGCAGATACAGCTCAGAATGACAACAAAATACTGAAGTTATCAAAATTcacatttaagaagaaaaatcctCAGTTAAATCAAAATCATCTAGTGGGAAGTATGCCTGTTGGCAAAATCTCAGAAGATTTAGGACAAAGGGAAACTGTCAATTCATTGCTTGAAGCTAATCAGCAGCAATCttcaataaaatattctgagTCTTTGAAACCATCTTCCCcagataaagaagagagaaataggaAGTATTCTCCTGAAGAAATTCAACGAAAAAGGCAGGAAGCACTGGTTCGAAGAAAGGCCAAAGCTTTGCATACTGTGCAGTCAGCTCCCATTTCACTGCCTTGA